One window from the genome of Streptomyces cadmiisoli encodes:
- a CDS encoding carbohydrate ABC transporter permease, with protein sequence MSATATTVRARRRPPNETVGSPLLLGHGRLPRVLAGTALAVLAALWLLPFLWAIATSLQSEQDVATPGLSPIKGAFTTQAYEQILERGNVPVWAFNSFLIAGLVTLITVVVSTLAAYGFSRGTFRGRRALLAVTVAAILIPPQLLVVPLFEQMLLFNMVDTYAAVILPQVVAPMMVFILKRFFDGIPRELEEAARIDGASEFRVFLSIVLPLSRPIVSAVAIFVFIGAWNNFMWPFIVTNDPDLMTLPVGLATVKDAYGVQYAQSMASALLAALPLIVVFLLFQRRIVNSVATTGLGGS encoded by the coding sequence GTGTCCGCAACCGCAACGACCGTCCGAGCACGGCGTCGTCCGCCCAACGAGACGGTGGGCTCCCCTCTGCTCCTGGGCCACGGCCGGCTGCCGCGCGTCCTGGCCGGCACCGCGCTGGCCGTCCTCGCCGCCCTGTGGCTGCTGCCGTTCCTGTGGGCGATCGCCACCTCCCTGCAGAGCGAGCAGGACGTGGCCACACCGGGACTGTCCCCGATCAAGGGTGCCTTCACCACGCAGGCGTACGAGCAGATACTGGAACGCGGGAACGTGCCCGTCTGGGCCTTCAACAGCTTCCTGATCGCCGGACTGGTCACACTGATCACCGTGGTCGTCTCCACCCTGGCCGCGTACGGCTTCTCCCGCGGAACCTTCCGCGGGCGACGCGCCCTGCTGGCCGTCACCGTCGCCGCCATCCTGATCCCGCCGCAGCTTCTCGTCGTGCCGCTGTTCGAGCAGATGCTGCTGTTCAACATGGTGGACACCTATGCGGCGGTCATCCTGCCCCAGGTCGTGGCCCCCATGATGGTGTTCATCCTCAAGCGGTTCTTCGACGGCATCCCCCGGGAGCTGGAGGAGGCGGCACGCATCGACGGTGCCTCCGAGTTCCGGGTCTTCCTCTCGATCGTGCTGCCGCTGTCCCGGCCGATCGTCTCCGCGGTCGCGATCTTCGTGTTCATCGGGGCTTGGAACAACTTCATGTGGCCGTTCATCGTCACCAACGACCCGGACCTGATGACCCTTCCGGTGGGACTGGCCACCGTGAAGGACGCCTACGGCGTGCAGTACGCGCAGTCCATGGCGTCCGCGCTGCTGGCGGCACTGCCGCTGATCGTGGTGTTCCTCCTCTTCCAGCGCCGCATCGTCAACTCCGTGGCCACCACCGGCCTCGGCGGCTCCTGA
- a CDS encoding glycoside hydrolase family 2 protein, with translation MSINSVPRPEYPRPQFVRRDWLNLNGAWQFETDRGDSGLERGLLGRELRDEILVPFPPESELSGIGDTDFLEAVWYRRAVTLPAEWAGRRVLLHFGAVDHDTTVWADGKEVARHRGGFTPFTADLGDLAGAGEEVVLTVRARDPRSGPQARGKQAVQYANHDCNYTRVTGIWQTVWLEPVSDVHLRRPRITPDLAGSAFHLELPLSGNRPGHRVRAVLSDGHGEVSSAQARADLDLAPRLYLPVPDDRRREWSPEDPHLYDLRLELLDAAGQVVDSAVSYAGLRSVGLRGKAVTLNGRPVFQRLVLDQGWYPDGLMTAPTDEALVRDIELAMAAGFNGARLHQKVFEERFLFHADRLGYLVWGEFGDWGCETGGSSGDNQQPDASYVAQWLEALERDYSHPSIIGWCPLNETYQKLHDRITQLDAVTRAMFLATKAMDTTRPVIDASGYAHRVDETDIYDSHSYEQDPEAFRQQMSGLAKGEPFVNAYESGAPYSVPYRGQPYFVSEFGGIWWDPEAAAAQSGEDRTQSWGYGTRVGDEEEFHARFSGLTGVLLADPDMFGYCYTQLTDVFQEQNGVYRFDRGLKLDVARIRAAQLRPAAIEEQDQA, from the coding sequence GTGTCCATCAACTCCGTACCGCGCCCGGAGTATCCGCGACCGCAGTTCGTGCGCCGCGACTGGCTCAACCTGAACGGCGCCTGGCAGTTCGAGACCGACCGGGGGGACAGCGGCCTCGAACGCGGCCTCCTCGGCCGTGAACTGCGCGACGAGATCCTCGTCCCCTTCCCGCCCGAGTCCGAGCTGTCCGGTATCGGCGACACCGACTTCCTGGAGGCCGTCTGGTACCGCCGTGCCGTCACGCTGCCGGCGGAGTGGGCCGGACGCCGTGTGCTGCTGCACTTCGGCGCCGTCGATCACGACACCACCGTGTGGGCCGACGGCAAGGAGGTCGCCCGGCACCGGGGCGGCTTCACCCCCTTCACCGCCGATCTCGGTGACCTCGCCGGGGCGGGGGAGGAAGTCGTCCTCACCGTCCGGGCCCGCGACCCCAGGTCCGGCCCGCAGGCACGGGGCAAGCAGGCCGTCCAGTACGCCAACCACGACTGCAACTACACGCGGGTGACCGGTATCTGGCAGACCGTCTGGCTGGAACCCGTCTCCGACGTGCACCTGCGGCGTCCCCGCATCACCCCCGACCTGGCCGGATCCGCGTTCCACCTCGAACTGCCCCTGTCCGGCAACCGGCCCGGACACCGCGTGCGCGCAGTCCTGAGCGACGGCCACGGCGAGGTGAGCAGCGCGCAGGCGCGCGCCGACCTCGATCTCGCCCCGCGCCTGTATCTGCCGGTGCCCGACGACAGGCGGCGCGAGTGGAGCCCGGAGGACCCGCACCTGTACGACCTGCGGCTGGAACTCCTCGACGCCGCCGGCCAGGTGGTCGACAGCGCCGTGAGTTACGCGGGCCTGCGCTCCGTGGGCCTGCGGGGCAAGGCGGTCACCCTCAACGGCCGCCCCGTCTTCCAGCGTCTCGTCCTCGACCAGGGCTGGTACCCGGACGGTCTGATGACCGCCCCGACCGACGAGGCCCTGGTGCGGGACATCGAACTCGCCATGGCCGCCGGTTTCAACGGCGCGCGCCTGCACCAAAAGGTGTTCGAGGAGCGCTTCCTCTTCCACGCCGACCGCCTCGGCTATCTGGTCTGGGGCGAGTTCGGCGACTGGGGCTGCGAGACGGGCGGCTCCTCGGGCGACAACCAGCAGCCCGACGCCTCCTACGTCGCCCAGTGGCTGGAAGCGCTGGAGCGGGACTACTCGCACCCCTCGATCATCGGCTGGTGCCCGCTCAACGAGACGTACCAGAAACTGCACGACCGCATCACCCAGCTCGACGCCGTCACCCGGGCGATGTTCCTGGCCACCAAGGCCATGGACACCACGCGGCCGGTCATCGACGCCTCCGGCTACGCCCACCGGGTCGACGAGACCGACATCTACGACTCGCACAGCTACGAGCAGGACCCCGAGGCCTTCCGGCAGCAGATGTCGGGACTCGCCAAGGGCGAACCCTTCGTCAACGCCTACGAGAGCGGCGCGCCCTACTCCGTGCCCTATCGGGGCCAGCCGTACTTCGTCAGCGAGTTCGGCGGCATCTGGTGGGATCCTGAGGCGGCCGCCGCGCAGTCCGGCGAGGACCGCACCCAGTCCTGGGGCTACGGCACACGGGTCGGCGACGAGGAGGAGTTCCACGCACGCTTCAGCGGCCTCACCGGAGTGCTGCTGGCGGACCCCGACATGTTCGGCTACTGCTACACCCAGTTGACCGACGTCTTCCAGGAACAGAACGGCGTCTACCGCTTCGACCGTGGCCTCAAGCTCGACGTCGCACGCATCCGCGCCGCGCAACTGCGGCCGGCCGCGATCGAGGAGCAGGACCAGGCGTAG
- a CDS encoding AAA family ATPase has protein sequence MRVLRRMLSEAAAGDGGALLVHGTAGVGKSTLLRTFGTEAAAAGFKVLRTSGVQTEQWMPLAALQLLLQPVARGIDDLPDPHRQALGIALGNLQTEPEIFRVGLAVLELLADAAVRQPLLLLVDDLQWIDSASRDVIRFVARRTRDLAILAVGAARTQPFDSPWQAVYSELGLGPLDAAAAAELLDASAPGLPAHLRDLILERAAGNPLALIELPKAAQGRTARTDSLPLTRRLEDAFAARTDSVSQECRAFLLALAVESTAPLNLLLDVASQLCDTTVSVEAVQEAVDAGLITLVGRIPEFGHALMRSAIYTRASVAERLATHRAMAVALEATPERQLAHLAKAAFGPDEELAGRLERFADESQARGKTAAAVPALVEAAQLVLDESRRAGLLVRAAELSSEVDDGVHTQVLLERARTSTLGPVERARLLLVSDRTSEVIDPNRQIQDMVTAAGGAFDAGGTDAAENLLWRASARCFFHDGNTHVRAQTAAELDRWNPDPNAPHVLMVRGFTHPYQYGADVLARLDDLRVDRADGRVLHFLGSAAMAVGDLHRATQYWALASSAWRSQGRLSLLARSLAGAWPRVYFGQLERVREESAEGLTLAEETGEKAWMNLKATAGLVAALRGESEEATRTIGALRARSLFAHVPFVAARAQQTDALLALFEGHADRAYDLLARAFDPTDLHYHSVSRWLLAPDLADAAVAAGTVPQARELLSDLAELAGSLPSEMIVTAHAYTRAVLATDDTAEERYAAALGELPAHWTLLRARLRLHHGRWLRRQRRNVDARSPLRTARDEFDRIGAQPWADLAREQLRAAGEANVRRQANTSELLSAQEMQVAELAAQGLSNREIGQRLFISHRTVGAHLYRIYPRLGITSRGRLAAALATLHEERPAAHDAGSTG, from the coding sequence ATGCGCGTGCTTCGCCGCATGCTGTCGGAGGCCGCGGCCGGGGACGGCGGCGCGCTGCTGGTCCACGGCACCGCCGGTGTCGGCAAGTCGACGCTGCTGCGCACTTTCGGCACCGAAGCCGCGGCAGCCGGCTTCAAAGTGCTGCGTACGTCCGGCGTGCAGACCGAGCAGTGGATGCCGCTCGCAGCACTCCAACTGCTGCTGCAGCCGGTCGCCCGGGGTATCGATGACCTTCCGGACCCGCACCGGCAGGCGCTGGGCATCGCTCTGGGCAACCTGCAGACCGAGCCCGAGATCTTCCGGGTGGGACTCGCCGTACTGGAACTCCTCGCCGACGCGGCCGTACGGCAGCCGCTGCTCCTGCTCGTGGACGACCTGCAGTGGATCGACTCGGCCAGCCGCGATGTGATCAGGTTCGTGGCCCGGCGCACCCGTGACCTCGCCATCCTCGCGGTCGGAGCCGCCCGGACCCAGCCGTTCGACTCGCCCTGGCAGGCCGTCTACTCGGAGCTCGGTCTGGGACCCCTCGACGCGGCGGCCGCCGCCGAGTTGCTCGACGCGAGCGCCCCCGGACTGCCGGCGCATCTGCGTGACCTCATCCTGGAGCGCGCCGCGGGCAATCCGCTGGCCCTGATCGAACTGCCCAAGGCGGCCCAGGGCCGGACGGCTCGGACGGACAGCCTGCCGCTGACCCGGCGGCTGGAGGACGCGTTCGCCGCGCGCACCGACTCGGTGAGCCAGGAGTGCCGCGCGTTCCTGCTGGCCCTGGCCGTCGAGTCGACCGCACCGCTGAACCTGCTGCTCGACGTCGCGAGCCAGCTCTGCGACACGACGGTTTCCGTGGAGGCGGTTCAGGAGGCGGTGGACGCGGGTCTGATCACCCTGGTCGGGCGTATCCCGGAGTTCGGGCACGCGCTGATGCGGTCGGCGATCTACACCCGGGCCTCGGTGGCCGAACGGCTGGCCACTCACCGCGCCATGGCCGTGGCGCTGGAGGCGACGCCCGAACGGCAACTCGCCCACCTGGCCAAGGCCGCGTTCGGCCCCGACGAAGAACTGGCCGGCCGACTGGAGCGTTTCGCCGACGAGTCGCAGGCCCGCGGCAAGACGGCGGCGGCCGTTCCGGCCCTGGTCGAAGCGGCCCAACTCGTCCTGGACGAGAGCCGCCGGGCCGGCCTTCTCGTCCGGGCCGCCGAGCTGTCCAGCGAGGTCGACGACGGCGTGCACACCCAGGTGCTGCTGGAGCGCGCCAGGACGAGCACGCTGGGCCCGGTGGAACGGGCCCGCCTGTTGCTGGTGTCGGACAGGACCTCCGAAGTCATCGATCCGAACCGCCAGATCCAGGACATGGTCACGGCGGCGGGCGGAGCGTTCGACGCGGGAGGCACGGACGCCGCGGAGAACCTGCTGTGGCGCGCCTCGGCGCGTTGCTTCTTCCATGACGGCAACACACATGTACGGGCCCAGACGGCTGCCGAACTGGACCGCTGGAACCCCGATCCGAACGCTCCCCATGTGCTGATGGTGCGGGGGTTCACCCACCCGTATCAGTACGGGGCGGACGTGCTCGCCCGACTCGACGACCTCAGAGTGGATCGTGCCGACGGCAGAGTCCTGCACTTCCTCGGCAGCGCCGCGATGGCCGTCGGTGACCTGCACCGCGCCACGCAGTACTGGGCGCTGGCGTCCTCGGCTTGGCGGTCACAGGGCCGCCTCAGCCTGCTCGCCCGTTCCCTGGCGGGCGCGTGGCCACGGGTGTACTTCGGTCAACTGGAGCGCGTGCGCGAGGAGTCCGCCGAAGGGCTCACGCTGGCCGAGGAGACCGGGGAAAAGGCCTGGATGAACCTCAAGGCGACGGCCGGCCTGGTCGCGGCGCTGCGCGGTGAGTCCGAGGAAGCGACACGGACGATCGGCGCGCTGCGTGCCCGGAGCCTGTTCGCCCATGTGCCGTTCGTCGCCGCGAGGGCGCAGCAGACCGACGCTCTGCTCGCCCTTTTCGAGGGTCATGCGGACCGGGCCTACGATCTTCTCGCCCGTGCGTTCGATCCGACGGATCTGCACTACCACTCGGTGAGTCGCTGGCTGCTCGCGCCGGACCTCGCGGACGCCGCGGTGGCCGCGGGCACCGTCCCGCAGGCCCGGGAACTGCTGTCCGATCTCGCCGAGCTGGCCGGGAGCCTGCCCTCGGAGATGATCGTGACCGCCCACGCCTACACCCGTGCGGTGCTGGCCACCGACGACACGGCGGAGGAGCGGTACGCCGCGGCGCTCGGCGAGCTGCCCGCCCACTGGACCCTGTTGCGGGCCCGCCTGCGCCTGCACCACGGCCGCTGGCTGCGCCGGCAACGCCGCAACGTCGACGCCCGCAGCCCGCTGCGCACTGCCCGCGACGAGTTCGACCGGATCGGCGCGCAGCCCTGGGCCGACCTGGCCCGCGAGCAGCTTCGGGCCGCGGGCGAGGCGAACGTCCGGCGGCAGGCGAACACCAGTGAGCTGCTGTCGGCCCAGGAAATGCAGGTGGCCGAGCTCGCCGCACAAGGGCTGAGCAACCGGGAGATCGGCCAGCGCCTGTTCATCTCGCACCGCACCGTCGGCGCCCACCTCTACCGGATCTATCCGCGGCTGGGCATCACCAGCCGCGGCAGGCTCGCCGCCGCCCTCGCCACCCTCCACGAGGAACGGCCCGCGGCCCACGACGCCGGGAGCACGGGTTGA
- a CDS encoding TetR/AcrR family transcriptional regulator: MAGVRRFDERETLGLALEVFGARGYRATSMLDLAAGTGVQRGSLYHAYGGKEQIFLRVFGDYTGVFLAGAAKALRTGDRRSALLALFEYCIRSITAGTPSRGCLSTRTVLDASAEAPHVETAVRSFLDDLEDVVHDGLEAIDDGDLAVDLRSAARLVVTTTRGLAVMERAHHGPDELRNIAEALVTSLAGPNRTV, translated from the coding sequence GTGGCCGGAGTACGCCGATTCGACGAGCGGGAGACCCTCGGTCTCGCCCTCGAAGTGTTCGGCGCCCGCGGGTACCGCGCGACATCGATGCTCGACCTCGCCGCCGGCACCGGCGTCCAGCGCGGCTCCCTCTACCACGCCTACGGCGGCAAGGAGCAGATCTTCCTGCGGGTGTTCGGTGACTACACCGGGGTGTTCCTGGCCGGCGCGGCCAAGGCACTGCGCACCGGCGACCGGCGGTCGGCACTGCTGGCGTTGTTCGAGTACTGCATCCGGTCGATCACGGCCGGCACACCGTCGCGCGGCTGCCTGTCCACCCGGACCGTGCTCGACGCGAGCGCGGAGGCGCCCCACGTCGAGACCGCGGTGCGCAGCTTCCTGGACGATCTCGAAGACGTCGTGCACGACGGGCTCGAGGCGATCGACGACGGCGACCTCGCCGTCGATCTGCGGTCCGCGGCGCGCCTCGTCGTCACCACGACCCGGGGTCTGGCGGTCATGGAACGCGCGCACCACGGACCCGACGAACTGCGCAACATCGCCGAGGCCCTCGTCACGAGTCTGGCCGGGCCGAACCGAACGGTATGA
- a CDS encoding ester cyclase, whose protein sequence is MAYGSSVEIVEAFWDEVWNAHAPERIDDFVTEDFVITSGGERIEGRENFKAWVTAFLDRVQDLRLEAVETFQNQDGTRVASRWVVHGKNNGFLGTEPDQQPISFSGTAVWAVDADGKLVHNWVERASWELFQRLTGSSATTA, encoded by the coding sequence ATGGCGTACGGAAGTTCTGTCGAGATCGTGGAGGCGTTCTGGGACGAGGTCTGGAACGCCCACGCGCCGGAGAGGATCGACGACTTCGTGACCGAGGACTTCGTGATCACCAGTGGCGGCGAGCGCATCGAAGGACGGGAGAACTTCAAGGCGTGGGTCACGGCCTTCCTCGACCGGGTCCAGGACCTCCGACTGGAGGCCGTCGAGACCTTCCAGAACCAGGACGGCACCCGGGTGGCCTCGCGCTGGGTCGTGCACGGCAAGAACAACGGCTTCCTCGGCACCGAGCCCGACCAGCAGCCGATCTCCTTCAGCGGCACCGCCGTCTGGGCGGTCGACGCGGACGGCAAGCTCGTGCACAACTGGGTGGAGCGCGCGTCCTGGGAGTTGTTCCAGCGCCTGACCGGGTCGTCGGCCACCACCGCATGA
- a CDS encoding DUF427 domain-containing protein → MADESVLHPSLIAPVGHVEPVPRRVRGVIGGRVAFDTRRALYVWEWPAYPQFCIPVDDLVEAVLTDDQHTEELGAGPARRHSLRVGSQVREGAAWVWEEGAPEPLHGTVRFEWDALDSWFEEDEPVFVHPRSPYSRVDALRSSSTVRVELDGVVLADAPDCVKLFETGLPTRYYLDRMYVDLTRLRGTDTVTHCPYKGTTSSYWSFDSDMATHEDIAWAYDFPTIHANRIAGMIAFFNEHVDLSVDGTLLPRPTEPAPRGSTGHRR, encoded by the coding sequence ATGGCCGACGAGAGCGTGCTGCATCCGAGCCTGATCGCCCCGGTCGGGCACGTCGAGCCCGTGCCGCGGCGCGTCCGCGGAGTGATCGGCGGGCGCGTCGCCTTCGACACCCGGCGCGCCCTGTACGTGTGGGAGTGGCCCGCCTATCCCCAGTTCTGCATCCCGGTCGACGACCTGGTCGAGGCCGTGCTCACCGACGACCAGCACACCGAGGAGCTGGGTGCCGGGCCCGCGCGGCGCCATTCGCTGCGCGTCGGGTCGCAGGTCCGCGAGGGTGCGGCCTGGGTCTGGGAGGAGGGCGCCCCCGAGCCGCTGCACGGCACCGTTCGTTTCGAGTGGGACGCCCTGGACTCCTGGTTCGAGGAGGACGAGCCGGTCTTCGTCCACCCGAGGAGCCCCTACTCCCGGGTGGACGCACTGCGTTCCTCCAGCACCGTCCGCGTCGAGCTGGACGGGGTCGTCCTGGCGGACGCGCCGGACTGCGTGAAGCTCTTCGAGACGGGCCTGCCGACCCGCTACTACCTCGACCGCATGTACGTCGACCTGACCCGGCTGCGCGGCACCGACACGGTCACCCACTGCCCCTACAAGGGGACGACGAGCAGCTACTGGTCGTTCGACAGCGACATGGCCACCCACGAGGACATCGCCTGGGCCTACGACTTCCCGACCATCCACGCCAACCGCATCGCCGGCATGATCGCGTTCTTCAACGAGCACGTCGACCTGTCCGTGGACGGCACACTGCTGCCGCGCCCCACCGAGCCCGCGCCGAGGGGATCGACCGGCCACAGGCGCTGA
- a CDS encoding flavoprotein produces MTSNDTTAFGGRLLIGATGSAAVATLPMYIGALRTTFTGTVTVLMTHTAAAFLPPSTVALFADRVVTGEEPSTWAGQNHATLAEEHDMLAVLPASAHILSAVATGAAPNMLAATVLTATFPVAFFPVMSGEMWAKPAVSRNVEQLRSDGYRVVDPVWGQRYDVAFGDFVKAPMPPPPPGFVDVVRELMPSR; encoded by the coding sequence ATGACCAGCAACGACACCACGGCCTTCGGTGGCCGTCTGCTCATCGGCGCGACCGGCTCGGCCGCCGTGGCGACACTTCCGATGTACATCGGCGCACTGCGGACCACCTTCACCGGAACCGTCACCGTGCTGATGACGCACACGGCGGCCGCGTTTCTGCCGCCCAGCACCGTCGCACTCTTCGCGGACCGGGTGGTGACCGGCGAGGAGCCCTCGACCTGGGCGGGGCAGAACCACGCCACGCTCGCCGAGGAGCACGACATGTTGGCCGTTCTGCCGGCCTCGGCGCACATCCTCTCGGCGGTCGCGACGGGCGCCGCGCCGAACATGCTCGCGGCCACGGTGCTGACCGCGACCTTCCCGGTGGCCTTCTTTCCCGTCATGAGCGGAGAGATGTGGGCGAAACCCGCCGTCAGCCGCAATGTCGAGCAGCTCCGCAGCGATGGATACCGAGTCGTCGATCCGGTCTGGGGGCAGCGCTACGACGTCGCGTTCGGCGACTTCGTGAAGGCGCCGATGCCGCCGCCTCCGCCAGGGTTCGTCGACGTGGTCAGGGAACTCATGCCGAGTCGGTGA
- a CDS encoding helix-turn-helix domain-containing protein yields the protein MDGLPRTVWSTAHAGSAHASDHWSDIVCEALVGVSARPGAPGPFSGSIDHLTFGSIELSTVASGAQQVVRTSRMIARDHEEFVLANIQLDGRAEVKQQGRIARLSPGSMTFVDSAHPYELSFAGTFSQLVVKVPRAALSYRSPAEAAAVELAASGPGRLVSDFLLGLHRRQDLDPGAVAGLLPHAIGLLDTAVSWAASSTPTAASNAALQRERVHRFITRHADDPRLDADTVAAACGLSRRTLFRALAAHGETLTGLIREARVTRARHLLRAAPERPIAAVARACGFGGEAQFHRAFRRTTGLTPGAYRSASPVAAVPLPGPTAAGRRLTDSA from the coding sequence ATGGATGGTCTTCCCCGCACCGTCTGGTCCACGGCTCACGCAGGTTCCGCCCACGCCTCGGACCACTGGTCCGACATCGTGTGTGAGGCCCTCGTCGGGGTGTCCGCGCGGCCGGGGGCTCCCGGACCCTTCTCCGGATCCATCGACCATCTGACGTTCGGCAGCATCGAGCTCTCCACGGTCGCCTCCGGCGCCCAGCAGGTCGTCCGCACCTCTCGCATGATCGCCCGTGATCACGAGGAGTTCGTCCTCGCCAACATCCAGCTGGACGGCAGGGCCGAGGTGAAGCAGCAGGGCCGGATCGCCCGGCTGTCCCCCGGCTCGATGACCTTCGTGGACAGCGCTCACCCGTATGAACTGTCCTTCGCCGGCACCTTCTCCCAACTGGTGGTCAAGGTTCCCAGAGCCGCGCTGTCGTACCGCTCACCCGCCGAGGCGGCGGCGGTGGAGTTGGCGGCCTCCGGACCGGGGCGCCTGGTCAGCGACTTCCTCCTGGGGCTGCACCGGCGGCAGGACCTCGACCCCGGCGCTGTCGCCGGCCTGCTGCCGCATGCGATCGGTCTGCTGGACACGGCGGTGAGCTGGGCCGCGTCCAGCACGCCGACCGCCGCCTCGAACGCGGCGCTCCAGCGCGAGCGCGTCCACCGCTTCATCACCCGGCACGCCGACGACCCGCGACTGGACGCCGATACCGTCGCCGCAGCTTGCGGGCTTTCCCGCAGAACGCTCTTCCGCGCCCTGGCCGCTCACGGAGAGACACTCACCGGGCTCATCCGCGAGGCACGGGTGACCCGGGCCCGGCATCTGCTGCGCGCCGCGCCGGAGCGGCCGATCGCGGCGGTCGCCCGCGCCTGCGGATTCGGCGGTGAGGCACAGTTCCACCGCGCGTTCCGCAGGACCACCGGACTGACCCCGGGTGCCTACCGTTCGGCATCACCGGTCGCCGCTGTGCCGCTCCCCGGTCCCACGGCGGCCGGACGCCGGCTCACCGACTCGGCATGA
- a CDS encoding arsenate reductase ArsC — translation MTTSVVRPSVLFVCVHNAGRSQMGAAFLAHLAGDRVEVRSAGSAPADSVNPAVVEAMKEVGIDISARTPQVLTTQAVQCSDVVITMGCGDACPVFPGKRYLDWQLDDPAGQGVDAVRPIRDAVEQRVRGLLTELGIPASA, via the coding sequence ATGACCACGTCCGTCGTCCGTCCGTCGGTGCTGTTCGTCTGCGTGCACAACGCCGGCCGCTCGCAGATGGGCGCCGCGTTCCTCGCCCATCTCGCCGGCGACCGGGTGGAGGTCCGCTCGGCGGGCTCCGCCCCCGCCGACTCCGTCAACCCCGCGGTCGTGGAGGCGATGAAGGAGGTGGGCATCGACATCTCCGCCCGGACGCCGCAGGTCCTCACCACGCAGGCAGTGCAGTGCTCGGACGTGGTGATCACCATGGGCTGCGGGGACGCTTGCCCCGTCTTCCCCGGGAAGCGGTACCTGGACTGGCAGTTGGACGACCCGGCGGGGCAGGGCGTCGACGCCGTCCGGCCGATCCGCGACGCCGTGGAGCAGCGAGTACGCGGGCTGCTCACCGAGTTGGGGATCCCGGCTTCGGCATGA
- a CDS encoding aquaporin — MSPPLGRRVAAEAVGTALLVAVVVGSGIQATVLSDDVGVQLLANSLATVLGLGVLITLLGPVSGGHFNPAVTLAVWFTGRRTPHGLSLRDVAVYVPAQIAGALGGAVLADAMFARPLASFSTRERFAGHLWLGEVVATAGLILLVLGLGRIGRSALAPAAVAAYIGAAYWFTSSTSFANPAATVGRAVTDSFAGIAPSSVAPFIAAQLLGAAVGLGVVAVVHGPDTAPARRDIGAPRREDDLEPASS; from the coding sequence GTGAGCCCGCCGCTCGGCCGCCGCGTCGCGGCCGAGGCCGTCGGGACGGCGCTGCTGGTCGCGGTGGTGGTCGGCTCCGGCATCCAGGCCACTGTGTTGTCGGACGACGTCGGCGTGCAGTTGCTCGCCAACTCCCTTGCCACCGTCCTCGGCCTGGGCGTTCTGATCACCCTGCTCGGACCGGTCTCCGGCGGACACTTCAACCCGGCGGTCACCCTCGCGGTCTGGTTCACCGGCCGCCGCACCCCGCACGGCCTCAGCCTGCGCGACGTCGCCGTGTACGTACCCGCTCAGATCGCCGGCGCGCTCGGTGGTGCGGTGCTGGCCGACGCGATGTTCGCCAGGCCGCTCGCGTCGTTCTCCACCCGGGAGCGGTTCGCCGGCCATCTGTGGCTGGGTGAGGTCGTCGCGACGGCCGGGCTGATTCTGCTCGTCCTCGGCCTCGGCCGGATCGGCCGCTCCGCGCTCGCCCCGGCCGCGGTGGCCGCCTACATCGGGGCGGCCTACTGGTTCACCTCCTCCACCTCGTTCGCGAACCCGGCGGCGACCGTCGGCCGGGCCGTCACCGACAGCTTCGCCGGGATCGCGCCCTCCTCCGTCGCACCCTTCATCGCCGCGCAACTGCTGGGCGCCGCGGTCGGGCTCGGTGTCGTGGCCGTGGTCCACGGCCCGGACACCGCCCCGGCCCGCCGCGACATCGGTGCTCCGCGCCGCGAGGACGACCTCGAACCCGCCTCTTCCTGA